The genomic interval AAGCAACGCCTCACAAAACCCTTCGCTGTGATGATCCCCTCGTTGGCGCAGACTCAGGCGCTCTGTGAGGTGTCGGCTGCCGAAGAAGGCTTGCTCACCTCAGCCGAAGCGCCGATTGTACTGCTGCGGCGCTTGAAGCTGGTAGACTGCGATGAGCTTGCCCCTAGTCTAGCCCCCCACAACCCATACCTCGGTGTGATGCTCCCCTATACACCACTACATCATTTGCTGCTGGCGGATTTAGGCTTTCCCGTTGTGGCGACCAGCGGAAACCTTTCGGGCGAGCCGCTATGCAGCGACGCATACGAGGCACTTCAACGGCTGAAGGAAATCGCTGATTATTTCCTCGTCCATAACCGCGCCATTGCCCGTCCAATCGATGATTCGGTAGCACGTATCATGGCTGGAACACCGTGTGTTTTGCGGCGGGCGCGGGGCTATGCCCCACTGCCCATCGAACTCCCTGAATTCCCAGAAGATCAGCCCGTGACGCTGGCGGTGGGGGGGCATCTCAAAAATACAGTGGCGCTCAGCGTCGGTCAGCAGGTTTTTCTGAGCCAACATTTGGGCGATCTGGATACGCCGGAAACGCTTGCCGTCTTCCACCACGCCTTGCAGGATTGGCAAACCCTCTATGGGCAGCCCCCCACCCAAATTGCCTGTGACGCACACCCTGATTACCGCTCCACACAGGCTGCCCAAGAGATAGCACAGCGGCTTCAGGTACCACTCGTTCATGTGCAGCACCACTACGCCCATATAGTGGCGTGCATGGCGGAACATGGCTTATCTGCACCGATTTTGGGCGTGGCGTGGGATGGGACGGGCTATGGGACGGATGGTACGATCTGGGGCAGTGAATTCCTTCAGATCACGCCAAATTCGTTTGAACGCCGCACCTATCTGCGCCCCTTCAAACTGTTGGGGGGCGAAGGGGCAATCCGCGAGCCGCGCCGCGCCGCGCTGAGCCTGCTTTTTACGCTTTATGGCGAACCACGCCCCGACGCCCAGAGCGCCCGATGGGGAGGCATCCTTGGCTTTGCGCCGTCTGAGCTAAGGCTTTTGTACAGAGCGTGGGAACGCGGGCTAAACGCCCCACAGACTTCCAGCATGGGGCGGCTTTTTGATGCCCTTGCTGCGCTGCTTGGCTTGTGCAGCCGCGCTCATTTTGAGGGGGAAGCAGCGATGGCGTTGGAATTTGCCGCTGAGGGGACAACCACTGACAGATGGTATCCCTTTCCTGTGACGCCTGTCACTATCGAAAAGGGGCATAGTGGGCGCATTATAAAGGAAACCATCTTG from Anaerolineales bacterium carries:
- the hypF gene encoding carbamoyltransferase HypF, which encodes MPERWRVLVRGAVQGVGFRPFIYRLANAYALAGWVSNSSQGVVIEAEAPPDILATFLTQIEAQKPPHSSIQRITVENIPPLGMGDKTGVALFEIHESHSEGNRSTIILPDLATCPDCLREISDPANRRYRYPFTNCTHCGPRYSIISGLPYDRPYTTMSAFTMCEACRAEYENPLDRRFHAQPNACPHCGPHLSFWDRAGEVMATHDEALRMAAEALRKGAVVALKGMGGFQLLVDARNEDAVRRLRKRKQRLTKPFAVMIPSLAQTQALCEVSAAEEGLLTSAEAPIVLLRRLKLVDCDELAPSLAPHNPYLGVMLPYTPLHHLLLADLGFPVVATSGNLSGEPLCSDAYEALQRLKEIADYFLVHNRAIARPIDDSVARIMAGTPCVLRRARGYAPLPIELPEFPEDQPVTLAVGGHLKNTVALSVGQQVFLSQHLGDLDTPETLAVFHHALQDWQTLYGQPPTQIACDAHPDYRSTQAAQEIAQRLQVPLVHVQHHYAHIVACMAEHGLSAPILGVAWDGTGYGTDGTIWGSEFLQITPNSFERRTYLRPFKLLGGEGAIREPRRAALSLLFTLYGEPRPDAQSARWGGILGFAPSELRLLYRAWERGLNAPQTSSMGRLFDALAALLGLCSRAHFEGEAAMALEFAAEGTTTDRWYPFPVTPVTIEKGHSGRIIKETILEWGAMIKAVLADLEAGVPVGEIAVAFHRTLVDLIATVAAQNQIEQVVMSGGCFQNKRLLESSIARLQNDGFRPYWSQCIPPNDGGIALGQIVAAGRQRITPCV